From one Phocaeicola salanitronis DSM 18170 genomic stretch:
- a CDS encoding DUF7688 family protein has product MTEEIRQNGSTVLASCSEHAIPMIFNNLCGKNFSGKEYRDYIRYIALGEMGFKPGRIELYRDGELLKSGYIPKF; this is encoded by the coding sequence ATGACGGAAGAAATCAGACAGAACGGCAGCACAGTGCTGGCAAGTTGCAGCGAACACGCAATCCCTATGATTTTCAACAATCTGTGCGGGAAGAACTTTTCGGGCAAGGAATACCGGGACTATATCCGGTATATAGCACTCGGTGAGATGGGCTTCAAACCCGGACGTATCGAACTTTACAGGGATGGAGAACTATTGAAGTCTGGCTACATCCCCAAATTCTGA
- a CDS encoding toprim domain-containing protein: protein MNGNELTYDDFLRRLTIQDVLIDAGYRLNRRDGLRYPSYVRTDSDGRRVRGDKFIVTANGQCCFQPPQQKLYNIISFIKEHPQFFAEYRAGISGDRLVNLVCNRLLNQPIPERETRIIQPRRDIRPFNIDDYDIHKFNPQDKETQKKFYFFFKHRGIDLYTQYAFHRDFCLATRKRPDGSSYTNLAFPLRLPKEPEKVVGFEERGRARMDGSGSYKGKAEGSNSSEGLWIGSPAGTALGDATHIYWFESGYDAMSYYQLHQKENKDLRKAVFVSTGGTPTVEQMRGVISRTRSARQHICFDTDAAGREFADNLKKEIHRIVKSGIESTPERKAYLETIPAGGGIDGGNADLLPDALRSCYGKYEAAWEEVMSMRSSGLCHPDDIKEQESLMNRQYRDFRNGLRDFLGLDEKDDTRFVREEPKAPCKDWNDELLAGIRQETSTRENRPREEDTEQERKTGFHR, encoded by the coding sequence ATGAACGGAAACGAATTGACATACGATGACTTTCTGCGGCGCTTGACCATACAGGACGTGCTCATTGACGCGGGCTACAGGCTGAACAGGCGGGACGGCCTGCGTTATCCGTCATACGTCCGGACAGACAGCGACGGCAGGCGTGTGCGCGGTGACAAATTCATCGTCACGGCCAACGGCCAGTGCTGCTTCCAGCCACCCCAGCAAAAGTTGTACAACATCATCTCCTTCATCAAGGAACATCCGCAGTTCTTTGCTGAATACCGGGCGGGCATATCCGGCGACAGGCTGGTGAACCTCGTTTGCAACCGCCTGCTGAACCAGCCCATCCCCGAGAGGGAGACACGCATCATACAGCCCAGACGGGACATCAGGCCCTTCAATATAGACGACTACGACATCCACAAGTTCAACCCCCAGGACAAAGAGACACAGAAGAAATTCTACTTTTTCTTCAAACATAGGGGCATAGACCTGTACACCCAATATGCCTTTCATAGAGATTTCTGTCTGGCCACGCGGAAAAGGCCGGACGGGTCGTCCTATACCAACCTTGCATTCCCGCTCCGCCTGCCCAAAGAGCCGGAAAAGGTCGTGGGATTCGAGGAACGGGGCCGGGCAAGGATGGACGGCAGCGGCAGCTACAAAGGCAAGGCCGAAGGAAGCAATTCGAGCGAGGGACTGTGGATTGGCAGTCCTGCCGGGACAGCCCTGGGTGATGCCACCCACATTTACTGGTTCGAGAGCGGCTATGATGCCATGTCCTACTACCAGCTACACCAGAAAGAGAACAAGGATTTGAGAAAAGCCGTGTTCGTCTCCACCGGTGGAACTCCTACCGTGGAGCAGATGCGTGGGGTAATCTCCCGTACCCGTTCCGCCCGGCAGCATATCTGTTTCGACACCGATGCGGCAGGCCGGGAGTTCGCCGACAATCTCAAGAAAGAGATACACCGGATAGTCAAGTCTGGCATCGAGTCCACGCCTGAGCGAAAAGCCTATCTTGAAACCATACCTGCCGGAGGCGGTATTGACGGAGGCAATGCCGATCTGTTGCCCGATGCCCTGCGGTCATGTTACGGGAAATACGAAGCCGCATGGGAAGAGGTCATGTCCATGCGCTCAAGCGGGCTGTGCCATCCGGATGACATAAAGGAACAGGAAAGCCTGATGAACAGACAATACAGGGATTTCCGGAATGGGCTGCGGGATTTTCTCGGTCTGGACGAAAAGGATGACACCCGGTTCGTGCGGGAAGAGCCGAAAGCTCCCTGCAAGGACTGGAACGACGAGCTACTGGCAGGCATAAGACAGGAAACATCCACCCGAGAGAACCGTCCCAGAGAAGAAGATACGGAACAGGAACGAAAAACAGGCTTCCACCGATGA
- a CDS encoding ATP-binding protein has translation MAHIERNKYLDELVSLRHNGMIKVITGMRRCGKSYLLFEIFASWLENEGIASDHIIKVDLEDYKNREMRNPDNLYAYMESRIADDAMYYLLLDEVQMLDKFEDVLNGFLRMRNVDVYVTGSNAKFLSKDIATEFRGRGFEVKMYPLSFGEYMSVYPGSIQAGFNEYMLYGGLPQILSYNTEEQKAKFLKSLFDETYIKDIKDRYEIRKDDDLEELINIMASGIGALTNPNKLANTFRSEKKSSISYDTVKEYIDYLIDSFLVEKSTRYDIKGKRYINSPYKYYFMDLGLRNARINFRQSERSHLMENMVYNELRIRGFNVDVGTVPVVVTDENGRQQRSSLEVDFVCNLGSRRYYIQSAYRMESDEKIKQERASLLKVDDSFKKIIVIGEESPVTRDEVGITTISIYDFLLKDNSLEL, from the coding sequence ATGGCACATATAGAAAGGAATAAATATTTGGATGAACTTGTTTCCCTGCGACATAACGGTATGATCAAGGTCATAACGGGTATGCGCAGATGCGGCAAGTCCTATCTTCTTTTTGAGATATTCGCTTCATGGCTTGAAAATGAGGGCATTGCTTCAGACCATATCATAAAAGTGGATCTGGAAGACTATAAGAATCGGGAAATGAGAAATCCCGATAATCTGTACGCATACATGGAAAGCCGCATTGCGGATGACGCCATGTATTATCTTCTGCTTGACGAGGTACAGATGCTCGATAAGTTTGAGGATGTCCTGAATGGCTTTTTAAGGATGCGGAATGTAGATGTGTATGTAACAGGCAGTAATGCAAAGTTTCTCTCCAAGGATATAGCCACAGAGTTCAGGGGGCGTGGTTTTGAAGTGAAAATGTACCCTTTGAGTTTCGGTGAATACATGTCTGTTTATCCGGGCAGTATCCAGGCCGGCTTCAATGAATATATGCTATATGGCGGTCTTCCGCAGATATTGTCATATAATACGGAAGAACAGAAAGCGAAATTCCTGAAATCCTTGTTCGACGAGACCTATATCAAAGACATCAAAGACCGCTATGAGATACGCAAGGACGATGACCTGGAGGAACTTATCAACATCATGGCTTCCGGTATCGGAGCGTTGACAAACCCGAACAAACTGGCGAACACTTTCCGGAGCGAGAAGAAGTCAAGCATCTCTTATGATACGGTCAAAGAATATATCGATTACCTGATCGATTCGTTTTTGGTTGAAAAGTCCACCCGCTATGACATCAAAGGAAAGCGATATATCAACTCCCCTTACAAATATTACTTCATGGATTTGGGATTGCGCAACGCCCGCATCAATTTCCGTCAATCAGAAAGGAGTCATCTGATGGAGAATATGGTTTACAATGAATTACGGATACGTGGGTTCAATGTGGATGTAGGTACCGTTCCGGTTGTTGTGACTGATGAAAACGGCAGGCAGCAGCGTTCCAGCCTTGAAGTCGATTTCGTCTGCAACTTGGGAAGCAGGCGGTACTACATACAGTCGGCTTACCGAATGGAGTCTGATGAGAAGATAAAACAGGAACGGGCATCCCTACTGAAAGTGGACGATTCGTTCAAGAAAATTATTGTCATCGGTGAAGAAAGTCCTGTAACAAGAGATGAAGTAGGTATTACAACCATCAGTATTTATGATTTCCTGCTGAAGGACAATTCACTTGAATTGTAA
- a CDS encoding N-6 DNA methylase, which translates to MSYNRLKSLAANVAAIETAVTVHKQRRKATQEEKQVLAQYSGFGGVKEVLTIGTQIPMPEELAEQTNRLQEVLRTLTGGSEGDYDLLMNSIKASVLTAFYTPDFLIEAVAGQIHTTFRENGLQMRSFLEPSAGIGGFLPVAMGGTHSYAIEKDIITGLVLSLLHDEATTVTGGFEAIDRQELEHRKFDVIASNIPFGNFRVFDTEFWKKGGIYEQATKTIHNYFFVKAMELLNEGGLLAFVTSRGVADTPGSKFVREYLVSHADLISAVRLPDTLFMQTSGIEVGSDLLIFQKHMHKASLSLREKYFLQVTKENVNADGAMTEYANKLFSMPKTVLATDSRIVKNQYGKYVRKHHWLGSDTAMAQYLSALVKYDFDRYFHKSLFIGQDDAPVQMSLFGGAVAAVPDKGRRAYTGDMPGWMKEGAIVLFEGQVGTLRFRRSSHYEETAVDFMPLDEGKVNVERAADYLPLREAYFELSTKEREQEKEQAALRERLNTLYDAFVTKWGYFHENDNRDFIMQDSLGMEVYTIEMQVGDNIFKSDIMREPVAFKKIDTGVRLAPFEALASSLNFYGRVDMGYIMQSTGTDWEEVMEALKGEIFYNPVAGCWEHKGKFLAGNVVAKHKEMASYIPSLCNTEKEWTEASVRALEEAIPETIPYEELDINMGERWIDTQIYADFAAELFGVEAEVMYFDVNDTYLVRLKGYSPAAYNTYSVRNYNGEDLFVHALHDTVPEITKEIDRNGDKVRVPDEEAIQEAATKIQEIRERFNEWLDRQPLEVRDELVRVYNERFNCFVRPHYDGSAQTFPGLSFEHFAYKELYPSQKDAIWMIKQNGGGICWHEVGTGKTMIMCVAAYEMKRLGLIRKPLIVGLKANVHEIADTFRKAYPSAKLLYPGKEDFTPANRKEVFAKIKNNNWDCIILTHDQFAKIPQSEITMMEIFSEELADVERSLEVLENSTMRYRSRQMQKGLEKRQENLKAKLAELRMKINERKDDTVDFHSMGIDHIFVDESHMFKNLMFQTRHTRVAGIGNTKGSQRAMNLLFAIRDIQHRTGHDLGATFLSGTVVVNALTELYVMFKYLRPHELRRQSISCFDAWAAIFTKKTADYELNVTGSIKRKERFRTYIKVPELAMFLREITDYRTADMINLDVPQKNVRFLSYAPTIEQEEMIGRLVSFAHSGQWEDLGLDIPEPDNLDKAKMLVATNVARKMALDMRLLGDKFHDDADNKASVCARTVYDYYVRSNANRGTQFIFSDLSTYKTNEWNIYTDIKDKLVRLGIPADEIQFIQCAQTERARKKLFADMNSGRVRVLFGSTSMLGTGVNAQQRAVAVHHLEVPWRPADLEQRNGRAVRKGNTVKLWGGNVVDIVIYGTEKTLDAYKFNLLRNKQMFINQINNGTIAVRRIDEDSMDEDNGMNFAEFVAILSGNTDLLNKAKLDNRIMQLEKEQAIFKKERTRAEHKISANRQDIEKAERFIAQVNADRKYITAYTGERTTLLLNLPQATAEETGRELHRMAKTYRSEAYATIGSYMGMNLLVRSEYDFSGTFDRNTFYVEGRSGLKYRFGVSGALPLGFVESAQYPQTTLDKLPGIIDNQRKKIEKLQSELPTLQEIVSRRWSKADELARLKQECRELQRRIDEALKEAEQKPHPAQEDIDKAA; encoded by the coding sequence ATGAGTTACAACAGATTGAAATCACTGGCGGCAAATGTGGCCGCCATAGAAACAGCGGTGACTGTCCACAAACAACGCAGGAAAGCCACACAGGAAGAGAAACAGGTATTGGCGCAGTATTCGGGCTTTGGAGGTGTCAAGGAAGTGCTGACTATCGGAACGCAAATCCCCATGCCCGAAGAACTGGCGGAGCAGACAAACCGCTTGCAGGAGGTTTTGAGAACTCTTACAGGAGGGAGCGAGGGGGATTACGACCTGCTGATGAACAGTATAAAGGCTTCCGTGCTGACTGCGTTCTATACGCCGGATTTCCTCATTGAAGCCGTCGCAGGTCAGATACACACCACATTCAGGGAGAACGGACTGCAGATGCGCAGCTTCCTCGAACCGAGCGCAGGCATCGGAGGTTTCCTGCCTGTGGCTATGGGCGGCACACACAGCTACGCCATTGAAAAGGACATAATTACCGGGCTTGTGCTTTCTCTTTTGCATGATGAAGCAACCACCGTGACAGGAGGGTTTGAAGCAATAGACAGGCAGGAGCTGGAGCATCGGAAATTCGATGTCATTGCATCCAACATTCCGTTCGGCAATTTCCGTGTGTTCGATACGGAATTTTGGAAGAAAGGCGGTATTTACGAACAGGCCACCAAGACCATACACAACTACTTTTTCGTCAAGGCCATGGAACTGCTTAACGAGGGCGGACTGCTGGCTTTCGTCACTTCAAGGGGCGTAGCCGACACGCCGGGCAGCAAGTTCGTGCGAGAATACCTTGTCAGCCATGCTGACCTTATCAGTGCGGTAAGGCTTCCCGACACGCTTTTCATGCAGACGAGCGGTATCGAGGTGGGCAGCGACCTGCTCATATTCCAGAAGCACATGCACAAGGCATCCCTCTCGCTCCGGGAGAAATATTTCCTGCAAGTCACAAAGGAAAATGTAAATGCGGACGGTGCGATGACGGAATATGCCAACAAACTGTTTTCCATGCCGAAAACCGTGCTGGCAACAGACAGCCGCATCGTGAAGAACCAATACGGCAAATATGTACGCAAACATCACTGGCTCGGCTCTGATACGGCAATGGCACAATACCTTTCCGCTTTGGTTAAATATGACTTTGACAGATATTTCCACAAGAGCCTTTTCATCGGACAGGACGATGCGCCTGTACAGATGTCGCTTTTCGGTGGGGCGGTTGCCGCCGTGCCGGACAAAGGCAGGAGGGCATACACCGGGGATATGCCCGGATGGATGAAAGAGGGGGCGATAGTGCTGTTCGAGGGACAGGTAGGAACGCTCCGGTTCCGCAGGTCAAGCCACTACGAGGAAACGGCGGTGGATTTCATGCCATTGGACGAGGGCAAGGTCAATGTGGAGAGGGCGGCGGACTACTTGCCGCTCCGTGAGGCGTATTTCGAACTTTCAACGAAAGAGAGGGAGCAAGAAAAGGAACAGGCGGCTTTGCGTGAAAGGCTGAACACCCTGTATGATGCCTTTGTCACCAAGTGGGGATATTTCCACGAGAACGACAACAGGGATTTCATCATGCAGGACAGTCTGGGCATGGAGGTCTATACCATTGAAATGCAGGTCGGCGACAACATCTTCAAGTCAGACATCATGCGTGAGCCTGTGGCTTTCAAAAAGATAGACACAGGTGTAAGACTGGCACCGTTCGAGGCATTGGCAAGCAGCCTCAATTTCTACGGCAGGGTGGATATGGGCTACATTATGCAGTCCACAGGCACGGATTGGGAAGAAGTCATGGAAGCTCTCAAAGGGGAGATTTTCTACAATCCCGTTGCCGGATGTTGGGAGCATAAAGGAAAGTTTCTTGCCGGGAATGTCGTAGCCAAGCACAAGGAAATGGCTTCATATATTCCCTCTTTATGCAACACCGAAAAGGAATGGACGGAGGCATCCGTGAGGGCGTTGGAGGAAGCCATACCCGAAACGATACCTTACGAGGAGCTTGACATCAACATGGGCGAGCGGTGGATTGACACACAGATATACGCCGATTTTGCGGCGGAGCTGTTCGGCGTGGAAGCCGAGGTGATGTATTTCGATGTGAACGACACCTACCTTGTGAGGCTGAAAGGCTATTCTCCGGCGGCGTACAACACCTATTCCGTGCGGAATTACAACGGTGAAGACCTGTTCGTCCATGCCTTGCACGATACCGTGCCGGAGATAACGAAAGAGATTGATCGCAACGGCGACAAGGTGCGTGTGCCGGACGAGGAAGCCATACAGGAAGCCGCCACCAAGATACAGGAGATTAGGGAGCGGTTCAACGAATGGCTCGACAGGCAACCGTTGGAAGTCCGGGACGAACTGGTAAGGGTCTATAACGAGCGTTTCAACTGTTTTGTAAGGCCGCACTATGACGGTTCGGCGCAGACCTTTCCGGGGCTTTCATTCGAGCACTTCGCCTACAAGGAGCTTTATCCCTCGCAGAAAGATGCTATCTGGATGATTAAGCAGAATGGCGGCGGTATCTGCTGGCACGAGGTGGGCACGGGCAAGACGATGATAATGTGCGTGGCGGCTTACGAAATGAAGCGTCTCGGACTAATTAGGAAGCCGCTTATTGTCGGATTGAAAGCCAACGTGCACGAGATAGCCGACACGTTCCGCAAGGCTTATCCGTCTGCCAAACTACTCTATCCGGGCAAGGAGGACTTCACGCCTGCCAACCGGAAAGAGGTGTTTGCTAAAATCAAAAACAATAACTGGGACTGCATCATCCTGACACACGACCAGTTCGCAAAGATACCGCAGTCGGAAATAACCATGATGGAGATTTTCTCCGAAGAACTTGCCGATGTGGAGCGCAGCCTTGAGGTATTGGAGAACTCCACCATGCGCTACCGCAGCAGGCAGATGCAGAAAGGACTGGAGAAGCGGCAGGAGAATCTGAAAGCGAAACTCGCCGAATTGCGGATGAAAATCAATGAGCGGAAAGATGATACCGTGGATTTCCATTCGATGGGCATAGACCATATTTTTGTGGACGAATCGCACATGTTCAAGAACCTCATGTTTCAGACACGGCACACGAGGGTAGCGGGCATCGGCAACACCAAAGGCTCGCAAAGGGCGATGAATTTGCTTTTTGCCATCCGTGACATACAGCACCGTACAGGCCATGACCTCGGTGCGACATTCCTCTCCGGCACGGTGGTCGTCAATGCGCTTACCGAGCTGTATGTGATGTTCAAGTACCTGCGTCCTCATGAGTTGAGACGGCAGTCCATCAGTTGTTTTGATGCGTGGGCGGCGATATTCACGAAGAAAACCGCTGATTACGAGCTGAACGTGACAGGCTCAATCAAGCGTAAAGAGCGTTTCCGTACCTATATCAAGGTGCCGGAACTGGCGATGTTCCTGCGTGAGATTACCGACTACCGCACCGCCGACATGATTAACCTCGATGTGCCGCAAAAGAATGTGCGTTTCCTGTCATACGCCCCGACCATCGAGCAGGAGGAAATGATTGGGCGGCTGGTCTCCTTTGCGCATAGCGGACAATGGGAGGATTTGGGACTTGACATCCCCGAACCGGACAACCTCGACAAAGCGAAGATGCTCGTTGCTACCAATGTGGCACGCAAGATGGCTCTCGACATGAGACTGCTCGGAGACAAGTTCCATGACGATGCGGACAACAAGGCTTCTGTCTGTGCAAGGACGGTATATGACTATTATGTACGTTCCAATGCCAACCGGGGTACACAGTTCATATTCAGCGACCTTTCCACCTACAAGACGAATGAGTGGAACATCTACACCGACATCAAGGACAAACTGGTGCGGCTCGGTATTCCGGCGGATGAGATACAGTTTATCCAGTGCGCCCAGACCGAGAGGGCGAGAAAGAAACTCTTTGCGGACATGAACAGCGGCAGGGTGCGTGTGCTGTTCGGCTCGACTTCCATGCTCGGCACAGGTGTGAACGCCCAGCAACGGGCGGTGGCGGTGCATCATCTTGAGGTTCCCTGGAGGCCTGCTGACTTGGAACAGCGCAACGGCAGGGCGGTACGCAAGGGAAACACCGTCAAGCTCTGGGGCGGCAATGTGGTGGATATAGTCATCTACGGCACGGAGAAGACGTTGGATGCCTACAAGTTCAACCTCTTGCGTAACAAACAGATGTTCATCAATCAGATTAACAACGGCACGATTGCCGTGCGCCGCATTGACGAGGACAGCATGGACGAGGACAACGGCATGAACTTCGCAGAGTTCGTGGCCATCCTTTCCGGGAATACCGACCTGTTGAACAAGGCGAAACTCGACAACAGGATTATGCAGTTGGAAAAGGAACAGGCGATTTTCAAGAAAGAGCGCACCCGTGCCGAGCACAAGATTTCCGCCAACAGGCAGGACATCGAAAAGGCGGAACGGTTCATCGCCCAGGTCAATGCCGATAGGAAATACATCACGGCTTACACCGGAGAGCGGACGACCCTGCTGTTGAACCTGCCGCAAGCCACGGCAGAAGAAACCGGGCGTGAACTGCACCGCATGGCGAAAACATACCGCAGCGAGGCATACGCCACCATTGGCAGCTATATGGGGATGAACCTGCTGGTACGCAGCGAATACGACTTTTCCGGGACATTCGACCGCAACACGTTCTATGTCGAGGGCAGAAGTGGATTGAAATACCGTTTCGGCGTGTCGGGTGCGTTGCCGCTGGGGTTTGTCGAGTCGGCGCAATATCCCCAAACCACATTAGACAAACTGCCGGGCATCATCGACAATCAGCGCAAGAAAATCGAAAAACTGCAAAGCGAGCTTCCCACCTTGCAGGAAATCGTCAGCCGCAGATGGAGCAAGGCGGACGAACTTGCACGGCTCAAGCAGGAGTGCCGGGAGCTTCAGCGTCGGATAGACGAAGCCCTCAAGGAAGCGGAACAGAAACCGCATCCGGCACAGGAGGACATCGACAAAGCTGCCTGA
- a CDS encoding DUF4099 domain-containing protein has protein sequence MKQVRFDLTELPFGTLSKFGLTQEMIEDLPMYVLEDICQGKHSPVLPVRVTGENGETFESRTRIAFIRRDDGQADVVFYPVLKSSPLEKYSEAQQKQLLDGKAVIVDVETSDGRHSKAFVQIDPETKQVLSVPTPIIGRNLQVAAEELHLGTAEVNSLQHGEPLTIVVDDEPVTVGIDLNTRTGIRFCHGDGEKWREQTRREWDKYTFGCYGCWVMDDDGNLNYVSEDDYTEEMWNEQKKSAERNRAAALHK, from the coding sequence ATGAAGCAAGTACGATTTGATTTGACGGAACTGCCGTTTGGAACACTGTCCAAATTCGGGCTTACACAAGAAATGATAGAGGATCTCCCCATGTATGTCCTTGAGGACATTTGCCAAGGAAAGCATTCGCCTGTGCTTCCTGTCCGGGTGACCGGTGAGAACGGTGAGACTTTTGAAAGTCGCACACGCATCGCCTTTATCCGCAGGGACGACGGTCAGGCGGACGTGGTATTCTATCCGGTGCTGAAATCCTCCCCGCTGGAGAAATACAGCGAGGCGCAGCAGAAACAGCTACTCGACGGCAAGGCTGTCATCGTTGACGTGGAGACCTCCGACGGACGCCACAGCAAGGCATTCGTGCAGATAGACCCGGAGACGAAGCAGGTGCTTTCCGTGCCTACCCCCATCATCGGGCGCAATCTGCAGGTGGCCGCAGAGGAACTTCACCTCGGCACGGCAGAGGTCAACAGCCTGCAACACGGAGAACCGCTGACCATTGTCGTTGATGACGAGCCTGTCACCGTGGGCATCGACCTCAATACAAGGACGGGTATCCGCTTCTGCCACGGCGATGGAGAGAAATGGCGCGAGCAGACCAGACGGGAATGGGATAAATACACCTTCGGCTGCTACGGGTGCTGGGTCATGGACGATGACGGCAACCTCAATTATGTCTCCGAAGACGACTATACTGAAGAAATGTGGAACGAACAGAAGAAAAGCGCCGAGCGCAACCGTGCCGCAGCCCTTCACAAATAA
- a CDS encoding M23 family metallopeptidase, with translation MKTKKWMMLAAGVIMTTTPLFAQFNTVMPGRTTGVSESVSLKDDDMGNRQGKAFMEGCLSEEKSAPASSGEAGKEKWVQRYLSVCYPLRKMKVNSPYGYRTDPFTGKRKFHNGIDLHARGDKVLAMMEGTVIKVGQDRASGKYVVLRHGEFTVSYCHLSRILVGKGAVVRPRDAVGITGNTGRSTGEHLHITCRRNGKSVNPAKIFNYIKTTREKCLAALAEMS, from the coding sequence ATGAAAACAAAAAAATGGATGATGCTGGCTGCCGGTGTCATTATGACCACGACACCGCTTTTTGCACAGTTCAATACGGTCATGCCCGGTAGGACGACAGGTGTATCGGAATCTGTATCGCTGAAAGACGACGATATGGGGAACCGGCAGGGAAAGGCTTTTATGGAAGGATGCCTGTCTGAGGAAAAAAGCGCACCGGCATCGTCAGGCGAAGCCGGAAAGGAGAAATGGGTGCAACGCTATCTGAGCGTGTGCTATCCGCTCCGTAAGATGAAGGTCAATTCGCCATACGGGTACCGGACGGACCCATTTACCGGAAAGAGGAAGTTCCACAACGGCATAGACCTGCACGCGCGGGGTGACAAGGTGCTGGCCATGATGGAGGGCACGGTGATCAAGGTCGGACAGGACAGGGCTTCGGGAAAATATGTGGTGTTGCGGCACGGTGAGTTCACCGTCAGCTACTGCCATCTCTCGCGGATACTGGTCGGCAAAGGGGCTGTTGTCCGTCCGAGGGATGCGGTCGGCATTACGGGAAACACGGGACGCAGCACCGGCGAGCATCTGCACATCACTTGCAGGCGCAACGGGAAGAGTGTGAATCCGGCTAAGATTTTCAATTACATCAAAACCACACGGGAGAAATGCCTGGCGGCATTGGCAGAAATGTCATAA
- a CDS encoding GNAT family N-acetyltransferase: MSNEILLRLRKFHPDDANIIAGWLKSEYQMRQWCADRYSRYPVTADDINSHHDKYIDGHSSIALTMVDAAEVIGYITLRKPTPENSEWRLGFVIVDDEKRGLGLGKKLVGMAIDYAHKELGATKVTLGVFENNPSAIHCYEAAGLKQVQREETESYTCLGEIWNCIEMELII; the protein is encoded by the coding sequence ATGAGCAACGAGATTCTTTTGCGATTAAGAAAATTCCATCCGGATGATGCAAATATTATTGCCGGATGGCTGAAAAGCGAGTATCAAATGCGTCAATGGTGTGCCGACAGGTATTCGCGTTATCCTGTCACAGCAGATGATATTAACTCACATCATGACAAATACATAGACGGACATTCATCAATTGCTCTTACTATGGTTGATGCTGCGGAAGTCATTGGTTATATAACACTCAGAAAGCCAACCCCTGAAAATTCAGAATGGCGACTTGGATTCGTAATAGTTGATGATGAAAAGCGAGGTCTCGGTCTGGGCAAAAAGCTTGTCGGTATGGCTATTGATTATGCCCACAAAGAATTAGGCGCAACTAAAGTAACGCTTGGTGTATTTGAAAATAATCCATCTGCAATACATTGTTATGAAGCCGCAGGGCTCAAGCAAGTTCAAAGAGAAGAGACAGAAAGCTACACTTGCCTCGGTGAGATTTGGAATTGCATAGAAATGGAGTTAATCATATGA
- a CDS encoding phosphoribosyltransferase family protein: MEPRLLFLILVGIAIGLSCLAGYWRKKAGEAAFAAALLADKAEDRDRHCRLAVMAGHRDACRMFCFAHPDFYEDRHPLKPFRFRGISVTFYGHYYPSRYKRLLDEEQRGFCRTLYAFKEGENHGIDFFKACMAALPVDTASCHVMFMPCSNWIKYGQRFKRLDWYITTHRKELTSGLYDVDVHSERESLHECKGSERILERNYNITGDIKGKRIIIVDDVFTSGQSLTDYKEEIERCGGEVVAAIFYGKTVTVPPLFLIKAHVWGGHIVRAITHEP, encoded by the coding sequence ATGGAACCGAGGCTGCTCTTCCTGATACTGGTCGGCATAGCGATAGGCTTGTCCTGTCTGGCCGGGTACTGGCGGAAGAAAGCCGGGGAAGCCGCTTTTGCCGCTGCCCTGCTCGCCGATAAAGCCGAGGACCGTGACCGCCACTGCCGTCTGGCTGTGATGGCCGGGCACAGGGATGCCTGCCGTATGTTCTGCTTCGCCCATCCCGATTTTTACGAGGACAGGCATCCGCTCAAGCCTTTCCGTTTCCGTGGCATAAGCGTGACGTTCTACGGCCATTATTATCCGTCACGCTACAAAAGGCTGCTTGACGAAGAACAGCGTGGGTTCTGCCGTACTCTCTATGCCTTCAAAGAGGGAGAGAACCACGGCATCGACTTCTTCAAGGCTTGTATGGCCGCCCTGCCGGTGGACACCGCTTCCTGTCATGTCATGTTCATGCCATGCAGCAACTGGATAAAATACGGCCAGCGGTTCAAGCGGCTCGACTGGTACATCACGACCCACCGGAAGGAACTCACCTCCGGACTGTATGATGTCGATGTACACAGTGAACGCGAGAGCCTGCACGAGTGCAAGGGCAGCGAACGCATCCTTGAAAGAAACTACAATATTACAGGCGACATCAAGGGAAAAAGAATCATCATCGTGGACGATGTGTTCACGAGCGGCCAGAGCCTTACCGACTACAAGGAAGAGATAGAGCGGTGCGGCGGCGAAGTGGTGGCCGCCATCTTCTACGGAAAGACCGTTACGGTTCCGCCGCTGTTCCTGATAAAGGCCCATGTATGGGGCGGACATATCGTCCGCGCCATCACGCACGAGCCATAG